The Bacillus zhangzhouensis region TAGTGACATTGAAGTGCAAGTGATTGCGTATCTGCCGAAAACTGAAAGAAAGAGACGCGCTGCAATGAATGAAAGGAAGAGAAGACACAATCATAGACGGAAAACCCAAGCTGTTCTATCTGCTCAATGATGTGATAAAAGACGTTTTCCGGTACGAACATGAGAAGATCAAGCCAGCCTTTGGCAAGAGACGCAGTATATTGAATTTTTTCTCCTCCTTGTACTTCCATTAGCTGCCCGTTTTCATGAAGAATCATGGAACCAAGCAATTCTCCTTTTGTCCATCGGTTATTCTCTCTCAAACAGATCATCGTGCTTTGAAGACTTTCTGGCAGCATGATCTCTCCGTCTTCATCTTCAATCAGACAATGCCCGTTTTCGATGAGCAAATACCCGTTACACCATCTTCGGCTGCAGCGTTCAAGCTGGTTTATTCGATTCTCCATTTGCAAAATCTCCTTTCCTTCTTCTTTTCTTACCAAATCAAGCTTGTCCTATACGCTCGAGAAAAAAGGACAAATCAACTATCAAGGAGACGATGCATAAACTAAGAAAGGCTGAATGAGAACACTTGAGGAAAAACGGATGGGAGCTGATGATGATGTGTGGAATTACAGGCTGGGCAGACTTTAAAAAGCCGCTCATCCAACAAGAACATGTAATCAATCAAATGACAGATACATTATCTAAAAGAGGGCCGGATGATACAAATACGTGGAAAAGTGAGCACGTTCTTTTCGGGCATAAAAGGCTAGCGGTGGTAGATGTAGAAGGCGGAAAGCAGCCGATGACATATACACATCAAAACCATGCTTATACGATTGTATACAATGGAGAGCTCTATAATACGGAGGATATAAGAAAAGAATTGTTAAAAAGGGGGCACCGTTTTCTTGGGCATTCTGATACAGAAGTCCTTCTTCATGCCTATACAGAATGGAAGGAAGAGTGTGTCTCCCATTTGAATGGCATTTTTGCATTTGTGATTTGGGATAGTGAACGTGAGTTGTTATTTGCAGGGAGAGACCGACTCGGCGTCAAGCCATTTTTCTATACAGAACGTCATCATTCCTTTTTATTTGGTTCAGAAATCAAAGCACTTCTTGCTCATCCTGATATCAAAGCAAAAGTCGATCATGAAGGGCTGTCGGAGATCTTTGGCTTAGGGCCGTCAAGAACACCAGGGCAAGGAGTGTTTAAAGGAATAAAAGAGCTGAGACCTGCACATGCCTTGACCTTTTCAAAAGACGGCCTGCGTGTGTGGAGATACTGGAATGTCAAAAGCAAGGAGCACACCGACTCACTTGATGACACCGCACAGCACATTAGACATCTCTTTTCGGATGCCGTGACAAGACAGCTCGTCTCTGATGTGCCTGTA contains the following coding sequences:
- a CDS encoding DUF2777 domain-containing protein, coding for MENRINQLERCSRRWCNGYLLIENGHCLIEDEDGEIMLPESLQSTMICLRENNRWTKGELLGSMILHENGQLMEVQGGEKIQYTASLAKGWLDLLMFVPENVFYHIIEQIEQLGFSVYDCVFSSFHSLQRVSFFQFSADTQSLALQCHYEPAASQIRFEWTTSDGHRTVSPFDAT